The following proteins are co-located in the Lentibacillus sp. JNUCC-1 genome:
- a CDS encoding sugar phosphate isomerase/epimerase family protein, producing the protein MKLGMSSYSLVGALNSGDMTILDVVDWTADHGGKHVELVPMGYTLTDNPDLIEALLAKAAERDIELSNYAIGADFLPGSEKEFEKEIDRVKKEVDTAARLGIKRMRHDVSFKPPEEASYRQFEEDLPRLVEACRRIADYAQGYGITTSIENHGFYIQASERIQRIIHEVDRPNFKTTLDTGNFLCVDEEPVAAVRNNLPYASMVHIKDFYQRPRSWYHPGPGWLTTTAGNYLRGAITGHGDIDLREIIKAIKDSGYDGYISIEFEGLETCQEAAKISMDNVKKLWETV; encoded by the coding sequence ATGAAACTTGGTATGAGCAGTTACAGCCTTGTCGGAGCCCTGAATAGCGGGGACATGACGATTCTGGATGTAGTCGACTGGACTGCAGATCATGGCGGAAAGCATGTGGAACTCGTTCCTATGGGCTATACACTAACAGATAATCCTGACCTGATTGAAGCTCTGCTGGCCAAAGCAGCCGAACGGGATATTGAGCTCTCAAATTATGCGATAGGAGCCGACTTTTTGCCCGGATCAGAAAAAGAATTTGAGAAAGAAATAGATCGCGTAAAAAAAGAAGTTGACACCGCAGCCCGGCTAGGGATAAAACGTATGCGCCATGATGTCTCATTCAAACCCCCTGAGGAAGCCTCTTACCGGCAGTTTGAAGAAGACCTGCCCCGATTGGTGGAAGCGTGTCGACGGATTGCAGATTACGCCCAGGGATATGGCATTACAACGAGTATAGAGAACCATGGATTTTACATTCAGGCAAGCGAGCGCATACAGCGCATCATCCATGAGGTAGACCGTCCCAACTTCAAAACAACACTGGATACAGGAAATTTTCTATGTGTAGATGAAGAACCCGTGGCTGCTGTTCGAAACAACTTGCCATACGCCTCGATGGTTCATATAAAAGATTTTTATCAGCGGCCTCGGTCTTGGTATCATCCTGGTCCTGGATGGCTTACAACAACCGCCGGCAATTATTTGAGAGGGGCGATTACAGGACACGGTGACATTGATCTGCGGGAAATCATTAAAGCCATTAAAGATTCAGGTTATGACGGGTACATTTCAATAGAGTTTGAAGGTCTCGAAACGTGCCAGGAAGCAGCCAAGATCAGTATGGACAACGTCAAAAAACTATGGGAAACGGTTTAA
- a CDS encoding carbohydrate ABC transporter permease, with amino-acid sequence MNSHTHIKDLKADTTFKIFNYSFLTIAMAVVLYPLIYIISASISDPAAVNSGKMWLFPKDITFEGYRLIFQNDAIWRGYLNTIFYTVLGTTINLAVTLPAAYALGRKDFVGRNFFTGMFVLTMFFSGGLIPTYLVVKNLGLIDTIWAMVLPNAAAIWNIVIARVFFQSTIPTELEESAKIDGCSNFKLFFKIVLPLSAPIIAVMALFYGVGHWNSYFNALIYLSDRSLYPLQMVLREILVLQEMASQNTNMTGSMAEIMHSKQQLAAIIKYGVMIVSTLPIIIVYPFLQRYFVQGVMIGSLKG; translated from the coding sequence GTGAATTCACATACACACATCAAAGATTTAAAAGCTGATACAACCTTTAAAATCTTTAACTATTCATTTCTGACAATTGCGATGGCAGTCGTGCTTTATCCACTGATATATATCATTAGTGCTTCAATCAGTGATCCCGCAGCCGTTAACTCTGGAAAGATGTGGTTGTTTCCAAAAGACATCACGTTTGAAGGGTACAGGTTGATTTTTCAAAATGATGCAATCTGGCGTGGGTATTTAAATACAATTTTTTATACGGTACTCGGTACAACCATCAACCTGGCTGTAACCCTTCCAGCAGCATATGCCCTTGGTAGAAAAGACTTCGTCGGCCGAAATTTCTTTACAGGAATGTTCGTCCTGACAATGTTCTTTTCAGGTGGTTTAATTCCAACATACTTGGTCGTCAAAAACTTGGGATTGATTGACACGATCTGGGCTATGGTGCTACCAAACGCAGCGGCCATCTGGAATATTGTCATTGCAAGGGTGTTCTTCCAGAGTACGATTCCAACTGAATTGGAGGAATCCGCTAAAATTGACGGGTGCTCTAATTTTAAACTGTTCTTTAAAATTGTCTTACCACTCTCAGCACCGATTATTGCAGTAATGGCTCTATTCTACGGAGTGGGACATTGGAATAGTTATTTTAACGCTTTAATTTATCTGTCTGACCGTTCATTGTACCCCCTACAAATGGTACTGCGAGAAATTTTAGTATTACAGGAAATGGCATCACAAAATACCAATATGACTGGCAGCATGGCTGAAATTATGCATAGTAAACAGCAGCTGGCGGCAATCATTAAATACGGGGTCATGATTGTTTCAACCTTGCCAATAATCATCGTTTATCCATTCCTTCAGAGATATTTCGTGCAAGGCGTAATGATTGGCTCATTAAAAGGTTAA
- a CDS encoding extracellular solute-binding protein — MKKLLMLTFIAVLSLGLFAACSSEDNDDKNNDAAADVEVNKEGYPIVDEEITLSMIAPGTGLAEWEDMPFLQEYSERTNVYFDYHTPPLNDFQTNLNLAFASGDIQDVIFGAGTSNLTPAMEVDYGAQGILLPLEDLIDEYAPNVKQMLEDRPDIEKSITSLDGHIYTLPMVSTEYSSSWIRGPLWYNGQWLDALGVEELPKTTDEFYELLKRFRDEDPNGNGEADEIPLLDVEMDSTRPWIMAAFGMKEWGIEEQDGDVRYTPVQPEYKEYLKYMNKLYEEKLLDPETFSQSDEQKKAKGQNNRLGVFPDWFSFFTTGETEEEAMNNPMFYPLTQDPDKEPVVPMNSGIQRGAFALSSDNPNPEAAMRWVDYFYSQDGWEELNMGPEGYIWEWDENKETKIELDPPEGYESREEYRATLTPDYGIVTPTLKTPKQYQELSEFDEYLTAETEEKIDAYGEVPFPLVYFSSDEQKEINTIEVDLKSYVRQMEAKFITGVKSFDEWDEYIKTIENMDVDKYVELHQKAYDRWAEAGE; from the coding sequence GTGAAGAAACTATTAATGCTGACTTTCATCGCTGTACTGTCACTAGGCTTGTTTGCGGCTTGTTCTTCAGAAGACAACGATGATAAAAACAATGATGCTGCAGCTGATGTAGAAGTTAATAAAGAAGGATATCCAATTGTCGATGAAGAGATTACACTTTCAATGATCGCACCAGGAACAGGATTGGCTGAGTGGGAGGATATGCCTTTTCTTCAAGAGTATTCCGAGAGAACTAATGTTTATTTTGACTATCATACACCACCACTGAATGACTTTCAGACAAACTTGAACCTAGCATTTGCAAGTGGTGATATTCAGGATGTGATTTTTGGTGCTGGTACATCAAATCTAACACCAGCGATGGAAGTTGACTACGGTGCGCAAGGCATCTTGCTTCCACTTGAAGACTTAATTGATGAATATGCACCTAACGTTAAACAAATGCTTGAAGATAGACCTGACATTGAAAAGTCGATTACATCTTTAGACGGGCATATTTACACATTGCCAATGGTCAGCACCGAGTATTCATCAAGCTGGATCAGAGGCCCGCTCTGGTATAATGGTCAATGGTTAGATGCCTTAGGTGTTGAAGAACTTCCAAAAACCACTGATGAGTTTTATGAATTACTTAAGCGTTTCCGTGATGAAGATCCGAATGGAAATGGTGAAGCCGATGAGATTCCATTGCTCGATGTTGAAATGGACAGCACACGCCCTTGGATTATGGCTGCTTTCGGTATGAAAGAATGGGGTATCGAAGAACAAGACGGTGATGTCAGATATACCCCCGTTCAGCCAGAGTATAAAGAGTATCTCAAGTATATGAACAAATTGTATGAAGAAAAACTTCTTGACCCAGAAACATTTTCGCAATCAGATGAACAGAAAAAGGCTAAAGGGCAAAACAATCGTCTTGGAGTATTTCCTGATTGGTTCTCCTTCTTCACAACAGGTGAGACTGAAGAAGAAGCTATGAACAATCCTATGTTTTATCCTTTAACACAAGATCCTGATAAAGAGCCCGTTGTGCCAATGAACTCAGGAATTCAAAGAGGTGCATTTGCTCTTTCAAGTGATAATCCTAATCCAGAAGCAGCTATGCGTTGGGTGGACTACTTTTATTCACAAGATGGCTGGGAAGAGCTGAATATGGGGCCTGAAGGCTATATCTGGGAATGGGATGAAAATAAGGAAACGAAAATTGAACTCGATCCACCTGAAGGATATGAATCAAGAGAAGAATATCGGGCCACTTTAACACCGGACTATGGTATCGTAACACCGACTTTGAAAACACCAAAACAGTATCAGGAACTATCTGAGTTTGATGAGTATTTGACTGCAGAAACAGAGGAAAAAATTGATGCTTACGGCGAAGTTCCATTTCCTCTAGTGTACTTCTCAAGTGATGAGCAAAAAGAAATCAACACAATCGAAGTTGATCTAAAATCATATGTAAGACAAATGGAAGCTAAATTCATCACAGGCGTGAAATCTTTTGACGAGTGGGATGAGTATATCAAAACCATCGAAAACATGGATGTTGACAAATATGTAGAACTGCATCAGAAAGCCTACGATCGCTGGGCAGAAGCAGGCGAATAA
- a CDS encoding family 20 glycosylhydrolase, giving the protein MNKSKPVRAFHLRFGSHDLVDDFKVFIETVLAPKSINHLVLECNTDFVFESHPEVTGGTLTKEDAKEIAAVCKENGIRLIPLMQCLGHQGWGGGRSSLLKAYPEFDETPHVPEDAEWPAFFAPSWCPLHPDVNGVVFDLMDELLDAFDADAFHVGMDEVFALADDQCPRCSGKDRGELFAKAVQDMYGHLVETREVEMFMWGDRLNSSEATGYNEWEGDTFGTSSAIDHIPKDIVIMDWHYEKLEAYPSIGIFIDKGFTVIPACWFDTEAAVDLLNESKRQAEERDAGNRMPGMLITSWHGWDKASFDKFNHMKPNTFKPDDALEELEELYRTLDVITHQLK; this is encoded by the coding sequence TTGAATAAAAGTAAACCAGTAAGGGCTTTCCATTTGCGATTCGGCTCTCATGATTTGGTTGATGACTTCAAAGTATTTATTGAAACTGTTCTGGCCCCTAAAAGCATTAATCATCTTGTGTTGGAGTGCAATACAGATTTTGTTTTTGAATCACACCCCGAGGTGACCGGTGGCACATTAACGAAAGAAGATGCAAAAGAAATAGCTGCAGTATGCAAAGAGAACGGGATTCGACTCATTCCCCTCATGCAATGTCTCGGCCATCAGGGCTGGGGCGGTGGACGCAGTTCTCTCTTGAAGGCTTATCCGGAATTTGATGAAACGCCACATGTGCCTGAGGACGCTGAATGGCCGGCCTTTTTTGCCCCGAGTTGGTGTCCATTGCACCCAGATGTGAATGGGGTGGTGTTTGATCTTATGGATGAGTTGCTTGATGCATTTGACGCCGATGCATTCCACGTTGGAATGGATGAAGTATTTGCGCTTGCAGACGATCAGTGTCCGCGCTGCAGCGGTAAAGATCGCGGGGAGCTGTTTGCGAAAGCTGTTCAGGATATGTACGGCCACTTGGTAGAAACACGTGAGGTAGAGATGTTTATGTGGGGAGACCGTCTTAACAGCAGTGAAGCAACAGGCTATAATGAATGGGAAGGTGACACATTCGGCACGTCATCAGCTATTGACCATATTCCAAAAGATATCGTCATCATGGATTGGCATTATGAAAAGCTGGAAGCCTATCCTTCCATTGGTATTTTCATAGATAAAGGGTTTACTGTCATTCCAGCCTGTTGGTTTGATACAGAAGCGGCAGTGGACTTGCTGAACGAAAGCAAACGCCAAGCCGAGGAACGGGATGCTGGAAACCGAATGCCTGGAATGCTTATAACTTCTTGGCATGGCTGGGATAAAGCATCATTTGATAAATTCAACCATATGAAGCCAAATACTTTTAAACCAGATGACGCATTGGAAGAACTGGAGGAACTATATCGGACCCTTGATGTCATAACCCATCAGCTTAAGTAG
- a CDS encoding Gfo/Idh/MocA family protein: MTRVAIAGYGEQLIERYEAWSKIKDFTVTGVLDLSNKTDYLTHEMKELCINSLNAFQEQEVDWVDISVPVENRPELIRLAADIGMHVTCDIPFARTVEESAALIETCQEKGVGIHPIGSLRFSPAYQNASGQVASGAIGKTGVLRLAKGSKHPGVEKDIFLDLGLSQFDWLLSTFGSVGHVLGKHIQTQNAAGDTVEYAAVTLRMEDQSIAHIELSWAQPSGSASFELTGDSGMLSYDSASSQPIVLNISEKVQGDVLAVSVLEREIKHFADVAHQEAELLVTGADILEAMKVAEAVRQSVETGEPVYMERSGS, translated from the coding sequence ATGACGAGAGTCGCAATAGCAGGCTATGGGGAACAGCTGATAGAGCGGTATGAAGCATGGTCTAAAATCAAGGATTTCACTGTTACGGGAGTGTTAGACCTCTCAAATAAAACAGATTATTTGACGCATGAAATGAAAGAACTGTGTATTAATAGTCTGAATGCATTTCAAGAACAAGAGGTTGATTGGGTTGATATAAGTGTTCCTGTTGAGAACAGACCTGAACTGATACGACTAGCAGCTGATATTGGTATGCACGTGACGTGTGATATCCCATTTGCTCGCACGGTTGAAGAGTCTGCTGCTTTGATTGAAACATGTCAGGAAAAAGGCGTGGGAATACACCCGATTGGGTCATTAAGATTTTCACCAGCTTACCAGAATGCAAGTGGTCAAGTTGCCTCTGGAGCCATCGGAAAGACAGGTGTATTACGTCTTGCAAAAGGGTCCAAACATCCTGGTGTGGAGAAAGATATTTTTCTTGACCTCGGATTAAGCCAGTTTGATTGGCTGCTGTCTACGTTTGGTTCTGTGGGTCATGTTCTAGGTAAACACATACAAACCCAAAATGCTGCAGGAGACACAGTTGAATATGCAGCTGTGACATTGAGGATGGAAGATCAGTCCATCGCACACATTGAGTTATCATGGGCTCAGCCGTCAGGCAGTGCCAGCTTTGAGTTAACAGGTGATTCGGGTATGCTCTCCTATGATTCTGCCAGCAGCCAGCCGATTGTTCTGAACATATCTGAAAAAGTTCAAGGGGATGTTCTTGCTGTTTCTGTATTGGAACGCGAAATAAAACATTTTGCGGATGTTGCACATCAAGAAGCAGAGCTGCTTGTAACAGGAGCGGATATTCTCGAAGCAATGAAGGTGGCAGAAGCTGTGCGGCAATCTGTTGAAACAGGTGAGCCTGTTTACATGGAAAGGAGCGGTTCCTAA
- a CDS encoding alpha-mannosidase has protein sequence MFFTERKAQARINELSEYRYRDKTSLKEWQFVEDAGEIGTHPSDKPAVGAKTVSIGDHWKGRDLYAWLSKEIILPDNWSEKKIVGVFDFGNTGGGNNSGFESLLFLDGKPYQGVDSNHKEVFFPSDKAGATAVLDFRLWSGMEGGGMPQDQEYKFKRADLAWLDEKVDTYYYDARAVIETVAVLTDEQSEKHQLLQALNHSLNLIEWLNPGSDAFYQTVYEAGNYLAEQMKKIEKHHDVTFHCVGHTHIDVAWLWQLKHTREKGARSFSTVLRLMEEYPEYLFLQSQPQLYEYIKEDYPEIYEQMKQRINEGRWEAEGGMWLEADCNIPSGESLVRQLLLGSNFLREEFNQETEYLWLPDVFGYSWALPQILKKSGIKTFMTTKISWNQYNRMPHDTFYWRGIDGSEILTHFITTAEPWPESTYYTYNGFVTPQVIKESWEEYKDKNINQDLLLSYGYGDGGGGVNRDMLEMRKRIDDMPGLPHAKPARAGDFFKQLHHNIENTEGYVHTWDGELYLEFHRGTYTSQAFVKRMNRKLELLYRETEWLNVLAGLEAKTMADYPATALTDGWKTILRNQFHDIIPGSSITEVYEDAKVEYQEAEQWGRDAWAQASTSLLSQNENTWTVFNSAPWKRNDLIYIDVDADGTWQDENGTWLDAQRADGGHYVQVKDVPSMGYASVTFKKASAGLNEDSPFTLHEGGLSTPFYNISWNDKGQLTKIFDLEYDREVLAPKARGNVLQTFEDKPMMFDAWDIDIFYQEKMTEVTDLVSVECIENGSLQAVVRFEWKFGSSVISQDMVTYADSRRIDFKTHVDWQERQRLLKVAFPVDIRSTEATYDIQYGNVKRPTHWNTSWDYARFETVGHQWADLSEGGYGVSLMNDCKYGYDIKDQTMRLSLLKSPIHPDPYADLGEHQFTYSLLPHDGSWQEGNTVREAWQLNNPLTSAEGEAAQRGQSLLESSTDNIMIDAVKKAEYEDAVIIRVHEYNGKRVNATLSSDWSIEEWQECDLMERPLNNTKNLGGIQFHIKPYEIKTFLVRFKK, from the coding sequence GTGTTTTTCACTGAAAGAAAAGCCCAAGCAAGAATTAATGAACTATCAGAATACAGGTATAGAGATAAAACCAGCCTGAAGGAATGGCAATTTGTAGAAGATGCTGGAGAAATTGGCACGCATCCATCTGACAAACCCGCAGTTGGGGCAAAAACCGTATCAATAGGGGATCATTGGAAAGGTCGAGATCTTTATGCGTGGCTTTCCAAAGAAATCATATTACCTGACAATTGGTCTGAGAAGAAAATTGTCGGGGTTTTTGACTTTGGCAATACAGGAGGCGGCAACAACTCAGGGTTTGAGTCACTGCTTTTCCTTGACGGGAAACCTTATCAGGGAGTGGACTCCAATCATAAAGAAGTATTTTTCCCAAGTGATAAAGCGGGAGCGACGGCAGTACTGGATTTCCGTCTCTGGTCTGGAATGGAAGGCGGCGGGATGCCTCAAGACCAGGAATATAAATTCAAACGTGCCGATCTTGCTTGGTTAGATGAAAAAGTAGATACGTACTATTATGATGCCCGTGCTGTTATCGAAACCGTAGCTGTTCTTACAGACGAACAGTCTGAGAAACATCAGCTTTTGCAGGCGCTTAACCATTCCTTAAACTTAATCGAGTGGCTAAATCCCGGTTCTGATGCCTTTTATCAAACCGTATATGAAGCAGGGAATTACTTAGCAGAGCAAATGAAAAAAATTGAAAAGCACCATGATGTGACGTTTCATTGTGTCGGACACACACACATTGACGTGGCTTGGTTATGGCAACTTAAGCATACCCGTGAGAAAGGTGCGCGTTCGTTTTCAACTGTTTTACGTCTGATGGAGGAATACCCTGAATATTTATTCCTTCAGAGCCAGCCACAGTTATATGAGTATATCAAAGAAGACTACCCTGAAATCTACGAACAAATGAAACAGCGAATCAACGAAGGACGCTGGGAAGCAGAAGGCGGTATGTGGCTTGAAGCCGATTGCAACATTCCTTCGGGAGAGTCCCTTGTGCGGCAATTGTTACTCGGATCCAATTTTCTTCGTGAGGAATTCAATCAAGAAACCGAATACCTCTGGCTGCCGGATGTATTTGGCTATAGCTGGGCACTTCCGCAGATTTTGAAAAAGTCCGGCATTAAAACGTTTATGACAACAAAAATCAGTTGGAACCAGTATAACAGAATGCCTCATGATACATTTTACTGGCGGGGTATTGACGGCAGCGAAATATTGACTCACTTTATCACGACTGCGGAGCCTTGGCCGGAATCGACTTATTATACATACAATGGTTTTGTCACGCCTCAGGTCATTAAAGAATCTTGGGAGGAGTATAAAGACAAGAATATCAACCAAGATTTGCTTCTTTCGTATGGCTATGGAGATGGTGGCGGTGGAGTAAACCGTGATATGCTCGAGATGCGCAAGCGCATTGATGATATGCCGGGTTTACCTCATGCCAAGCCTGCACGTGCCGGCGACTTCTTCAAGCAGCTGCATCATAACATTGAAAATACGGAAGGGTATGTACACACTTGGGATGGCGAGCTGTATCTCGAGTTTCATAGAGGGACCTACACCTCTCAAGCCTTCGTTAAACGTATGAACCGAAAACTGGAACTGCTGTACCGTGAAACTGAATGGCTGAATGTATTGGCTGGCTTAGAAGCTAAGACAATGGCTGATTACCCAGCCACAGCGTTAACAGACGGCTGGAAAACCATCCTGCGTAATCAGTTCCATGACATTATTCCCGGTTCATCGATTACTGAAGTTTACGAAGACGCAAAGGTAGAATATCAGGAAGCTGAACAGTGGGGGCGTGACGCTTGGGCACAGGCGAGCACGTCGTTGCTCAGTCAAAATGAGAATACATGGACCGTATTTAACTCGGCTCCATGGAAGCGTAACGACCTGATTTATATCGATGTGGATGCAGATGGCACATGGCAAGATGAAAATGGGACATGGTTGGATGCCCAGCGTGCAGATGGCGGTCATTATGTTCAGGTGAAAGATGTGCCTTCAATGGGGTATGCTTCTGTTACGTTCAAAAAAGCCTCTGCTGGACTCAACGAAGACAGTCCTTTTACATTACATGAAGGTGGGCTGAGTACTCCGTTTTACAACATAAGCTGGAATGACAAGGGACAATTAACCAAGATTTTTGATTTAGAATATGACCGTGAAGTGCTGGCACCTAAAGCCCGCGGCAATGTATTGCAAACTTTTGAAGACAAACCGATGATGTTTGACGCTTGGGATATTGATATTTTCTATCAGGAAAAAATGACTGAAGTCACAGACCTCGTCTCTGTCGAATGTATTGAGAATGGCAGCCTTCAAGCTGTGGTTAGATTTGAATGGAAATTCGGTTCATCCGTCATCAGCCAGGACATGGTTACCTATGCCGATTCGCGCAGGATTGACTTTAAAACCCATGTTGATTGGCAGGAGCGCCAGCGGTTGCTGAAGGTTGCTTTCCCGGTGGACATTCGCTCGACTGAGGCTACCTATGACATTCAATACGGTAACGTGAAACGACCAACACACTGGAATACAAGCTGGGATTATGCCCGCTTTGAAACTGTTGGGCATCAATGGGCAGACTTGTCTGAAGGCGGCTATGGTGTCAGTTTGATGAATGATTGTAAATATGGTTATGACATTAAAGACCAGACAATGCGTTTGTCATTATTGAAGTCGCCAATTCATCCCGACCCATATGCCGACCTTGGCGAACATCAATTCACATACTCGTTACTTCCGCATGACGGAAGCTGGCAAGAAGGAAACACTGTCCGTGAGGCATGGCAGTTAAACAATCCGTTGACATCTGCAGAAGGGGAAGCTGCCCAGCGCGGCCAGTCCCTGCTTGAGAGCTCGACTGACAACATTATGATTGATGCCGTTAAGAAGGCAGAATATGAAGATGCTGTAATTATCAGGGTCCATGAATACAATGGAAAACGGGTAAACGCAACGCTCTCAAGTGATTGGTCAATAGAAGAATGGCAGGAGTGCGACTTGATGGAACGTCCACTCAACAACACCAAAAATCTGGGGGGTATCCAATTTCACATTAAACCATACGAAATCAAGACATTCTTAGTAAGATTCAAGAAGTAA
- a CDS encoding Gfo/Idh/MocA family protein, with protein sequence MKIGFISFAHMHAYAYADIVTRHSEAELAAVWDADSERGRAVSEQYGAPYFEELSDMLKTDLDAVIVCSENANHKEHVLQAAAHKKHILCEKPIATEIADAKEMIQVCDDHGVSLQIAYPVRFIPAIREAKNLIQAGKVGDVIAVNATNHGQMPGGWFVEKDLSGGGSATDHIVHLMDVLRWMFNDEAKRVHAEFDTRFYNIDVEDCGSVMLEMDSGMIVSIDPSWSRPKTYPTWGNVTMKFIGTEGTLYVDAFKQHSLYYNDKDSNIAEQPWADDMNEQLVNDFINCVQTGRKPFITGEDGLRTLEVVKGAYASDRTKQSVEIHRS encoded by the coding sequence ATGAAAATCGGATTTATCAGCTTTGCACATATGCATGCTTACGCGTATGCTGACATCGTCACGAGACATTCTGAAGCTGAACTTGCTGCTGTGTGGGACGCAGATTCAGAACGCGGAAGAGCGGTCAGTGAGCAATATGGAGCTCCTTATTTTGAAGAACTATCAGACATGCTGAAAACAGACCTCGATGCTGTTATTGTCTGTTCTGAAAATGCGAACCATAAGGAACACGTGCTCCAGGCAGCCGCTCATAAAAAGCACATTTTATGTGAAAAGCCAATTGCTACTGAAATTGCGGATGCTAAGGAAATGATTCAAGTTTGTGATGATCATGGTGTCTCATTGCAAATCGCCTATCCTGTCCGTTTTATTCCAGCCATTCGTGAAGCTAAAAACCTCATACAGGCAGGCAAGGTAGGTGATGTCATTGCGGTGAATGCGACGAACCACGGACAGATGCCAGGTGGATGGTTCGTTGAAAAAGACTTATCAGGCGGTGGCTCGGCAACCGATCATATCGTTCATTTGATGGATGTATTGCGCTGGATGTTTAACGATGAAGCAAAACGCGTCCACGCCGAGTTTGACACTCGTTTTTACAATATTGATGTAGAAGACTGCGGATCCGTTATGCTGGAAATGGACTCCGGCATGATCGTCTCCATTGATCCCAGCTGGTCTCGGCCGAAAACGTACCCTACATGGGGAAATGTCACGATGAAATTTATCGGGACGGAAGGGACCCTATATGTGGATGCATTTAAACAGCATTCACTCTATTACAATGATAAAGATAGCAATATTGCTGAACAGCCATGGGCGGATGATATGAATGAACAGCTCGTCAATGATTTTATCAACTGTGTTCAAACAGGCAGAAAACCTTTTATTACCGGAGAAGATGGGCTGCGGACACTTGAAGTGGTCAAAGGCGCTTACGCATCTGACCGCACTAAGCAGTCTGTCGAAATTCACCGCAGCTGA
- a CDS encoding ABC transporter permease: protein MSQGHSKKYFRQKRRRERNKRIIQNWQLYILILPAFLYFLIFHYFPMYGIQIAFKDFMPAAGIWGSEWVGFDHFKRFFDSYYFWDLIKNTLGISIYELIVGFPLPIILALALNEAKDGFYKKSVQTITYAPHFISVVVLAGMVIAFLAPATGIINHAIQLLGFDPIPFMEDPKWFKTVYVMSGVWQNTGWGTIIYLAALSAVDPQQHEAAIVDGATRWQRIIYINIPTIIPTMVILLIMNVGNIMAMGFEKILLLQNPLNLESSNVIATFVYQAGLLDGQYSFAAAVGLFNAIINAILLVTVNQIARKTSETSLW from the coding sequence ATTTCACAAGGTCATAGTAAAAAGTACTTCAGACAAAAAAGAAGACGAGAAAGAAATAAAAGGATCATCCAAAACTGGCAACTGTATATATTAATTCTTCCAGCTTTCTTATACTTTCTTATCTTTCACTATTTTCCTATGTACGGGATACAAATTGCCTTTAAAGATTTTATGCCCGCTGCAGGGATTTGGGGGAGCGAATGGGTAGGTTTTGATCATTTTAAACGCTTTTTCGATTCCTACTACTTTTGGGATCTCATAAAGAACACGCTGGGTATTAGTATATACGAGCTGATCGTAGGTTTCCCATTACCGATCATATTGGCACTTGCTCTTAACGAAGCAAAAGATGGTTTTTATAAAAAATCGGTACAGACAATTACATATGCCCCACATTTCATTTCAGTTGTAGTGTTGGCTGGTATGGTTATTGCATTCCTTGCACCAGCAACAGGTATCATTAACCATGCCATTCAACTACTTGGCTTTGATCCGATTCCATTTATGGAAGACCCAAAGTGGTTTAAGACGGTTTATGTTATGTCAGGTGTCTGGCAAAACACAGGTTGGGGAACAATTATTTACTTAGCTGCATTATCAGCAGTGGACCCTCAGCAGCATGAAGCGGCAATTGTGGATGGCGCTACACGCTGGCAACGTATTATTTACATTAATATTCCTACCATTATTCCAACGATGGTTATTTTGTTGATTATGAACGTCGGTAATATTATGGCAATGGGCTTTGAAAAGATTCTCTTGTTGCAGAACCCATTGAACTTGGAGTCTTCCAACGTTATTGCAACATTTGTGTACCAGGCTGGACTATTGGACGGACAATATAGCTTTGCGGCAGCAGTTGGTTTGTTCAATGCGATTATTAACGCAATATTACTTGTAACGGTTAACCAAATCGCAAGAAAAACCAGCGAAACCAGTCTATGGTAA